The DNA segment GGATTATCCGCAGGCTAAAACGCTGGCCGAAAAGGCAGCACAAGCGGGCAGCAAAGCCGGAGAAATCACTCTGGCGCGCATTCTGGTCAACACCCAGGCGGGGACGCCTGATTATCCAAAAGCCATTTCACTGCTGCAAAACGCCTCAGAAAACCTGGAGAGCGATTCTGCCGCCGATGCGCAGATGCTGCTCGGGCTGATTTATGCCAACGGCGTGGGCATTCCTGCCGATGACGATAAGGCGACCTGGTATTTCAAACGCAGTTCCGCCATTTCCCGTACCGGCTACTCCGAATACTGGGCCGGAATGTTGTTCTTAAACGGCGAACAGGGCTTTATTGAGAAGAATAAACAGAAGGCGCTGCACTGGTTGAATCTGAGCTGTACGGAAGGGTTTGATACCGGCTGCGAAGAGTTTGATAAGTTAACCAACGGGTGAATGTAATATTGCCGGATGGCGGCGCAAGCGCCTTATCCGGCCTACAGACCACAGCTTCCCGTAGGCCGGATAAGCGTAGCGCCATCCGGCAATCTGTCATGAATTACTGATTCGCGGTCTTATCAAATTTGCCCAATACCTCGCGCTCATACGCCAGCGCTTTCTTACGGTCAAACTTGTGTTCCCACTTGGCGATAACCAGCACCGCCAGCGCATTACCCACCACGTTCAGCGCGGTACGCGCCATATCGAGGATACGGTCAACACCGGCGATAAACGCCAGCCCTTCCAGCGGAATGCCTACGCTACCCAGCGTCGCCAGCAGCACCACGAAGGAAACGCCCGGCACGCCCGCAATCCCTTTCGAGGTGACCATCAGCGTCAGCACCAGTATGATTTCCTGCCACAGCGACAGGTCGATACCGTACAACTGCGCGATAAAGATCGCCGCAATACTCTGGTACAGCGTTGAGCCATCAAGGTTGAAGGAGTACCCGGTCGGCACCACAAAGCTGGTGATCGACGCCGGAGCGCCATA comes from the Citrobacter koseri ATCC BAA-895 genome and includes:
- the yjcO gene encoding Sel1 family TPR-like repeat protein YjcO, which codes for MKPLLALMFLMTFFAHATDTEPGSQYLKAAEGGDRRAQYFLADTWFSSGDLSKAEYWAQKAADNGDADACALLAQIKITNPVSLDYPQAKTLAEKAAQAGSKAGEITLARILVNTQAGTPDYPKAISLLQNASENLESDSAADAQMLLGLIYANGVGIPADDDKATWYFKRSSAISRTGYSEYWAGMLFLNGEQGFIEKNKQKALHWLNLSCTEGFDTGCEEFDKLTNG